One window from the genome of Thermaerobacter marianensis DSM 12885 encodes:
- a CDS encoding ABC transporter substrate-binding protein, with protein sequence MKGAGYRRWAAGAGLAMAMLVATVTAGCGGVRTSPSGGGSSAGGPVTIEYWHVNSADWGGPATDEIVRRFNQSHPGIRVEAKFIPGNYKGIIENVQAAVAAGRPPAVIQVGYNFLDYVAQNLPHLPVEEAARRDTKDPDFLSNFLPQVLDLGRVGGKLEGMPFSISNPVLYYNADLFRQAGLDPDRPPATWEEVREYARIIKEKTGAYGFYMQQPPDFWIEQALIESNGARLLISENGKRETGIGSPEAIEAFRLYADMVLKDKTALHAKWEEGNQAFAAGRVGILVTTIAKRSYFEENSTFDLRTAKFPTFGSKPRRVPAGGNALFILAQDPRQQEAAWEFIKYMVSPEALTIWVKGTGYLPPHKDATQEAYLGPFLRENPLMKPALEQLPDVVPWTSFPGESGLQIVEILLNTRDDILGGRREPEEALPDAARRINDLLSRTGQ encoded by the coding sequence ATGAAGGGGGCCGGGTACCGGCGCTGGGCTGCGGGGGCGGGACTCGCCATGGCGATGCTGGTCGCGACGGTGACGGCCGGCTGCGGCGGGGTGCGGACCTCCCCCTCCGGGGGCGGGTCCTCGGCCGGGGGGCCGGTGACCATCGAGTACTGGCACGTCAACTCGGCCGACTGGGGCGGTCCCGCCACGGACGAGATCGTCCGGCGGTTCAACCAGTCGCATCCGGGCATCCGGGTGGAGGCCAAGTTCATCCCGGGGAACTACAAAGGGATCATTGAGAACGTGCAGGCTGCCGTCGCCGCGGGGCGGCCGCCGGCGGTGATCCAGGTGGGGTACAACTTCCTGGACTACGTGGCCCAGAACCTGCCCCACCTGCCCGTGGAGGAGGCCGCCCGTCGCGACACCAAGGACCCCGACTTCCTGTCGAATTTCCTGCCGCAGGTGCTCGACCTGGGCCGGGTCGGGGGCAAGCTGGAAGGCATGCCCTTCTCCATCTCCAACCCGGTGCTCTATTACAACGCCGACCTCTTCCGGCAGGCCGGGCTCGACCCCGATCGTCCCCCCGCCACGTGGGAGGAAGTGCGGGAATACGCCCGCATCATCAAGGAAAAGACCGGGGCCTACGGCTTCTACATGCAGCAGCCGCCGGACTTCTGGATCGAGCAGGCCCTGATCGAATCCAACGGGGCGCGGCTCCTGATCTCCGAGAACGGCAAGCGGGAGACGGGGATCGGCAGCCCGGAAGCCATCGAGGCCTTCCGCCTGTACGCGGACATGGTGCTGAAGGACAAGACCGCCCTCCACGCCAAGTGGGAGGAGGGCAACCAGGCCTTCGCGGCCGGTCGCGTCGGGATCCTGGTCACCACCATTGCCAAGCGGTCGTACTTCGAGGAGAACAGCACGTTCGACCTGCGCACGGCCAAGTTTCCCACCTTCGGCTCGAAGCCCCGCCGGGTTCCCGCGGGGGGCAACGCCCTCTTCATCCTGGCCCAGGACCCGCGCCAGCAGGAGGCGGCCTGGGAGTTCATCAAGTACATGGTCTCGCCTGAGGCGCTGACCATCTGGGTCAAGGGCACGGGTTACCTGCCGCCCCACAAGGACGCCACGCAAGAGGCCTACCTGGGTCCCTTCCTGCGGGAGAACCCCTTGATGAAGCCGGCCCTCGAGCAGTTGCCCGACGTGGTGCCCTGGACCAGCTTCCCCGGGGAGTCCGGTCTCCAGATCGTGGAGATCTTGCTCAACACCCGCGACGACATTCTGGGTGGCCGGCGGGAACCGGAAGAGGCGTTGCCGGATGCGGCCCGGCGTATCAACGACCTGTTGAGCCGCACCGGACAGTGA
- a CDS encoding IS3 family transposase: MRWTTLWRSVSTRPCNREFLDRQTWATRDQLRMAIFEYVDRFYNRRRRHSALGYLSPYE, from the coding sequence ATGCGCTGGACAACGCTCTGGCGGAGCGTTTCTACGCGACCCTGCAATCGGGAGTTCCTCGACCGCCAAACCTGGGCCACACGGGATCAACTGCGCATGGCGATCTTTGAGTACGTCGACCGGTTCTACAACCGGCGGCGGCGTCACTCGGCACTTGGTTACCTCTCTCCCTACGAGTAG
- a CDS encoding IS110 family transposase — MRWIGLDIHRTSVEAAELRDGETTVRRFRFRNTPEAWQRFAASLDRDAAVCLEATGNAFWIYDLLAGRAREVVVAHPLKTRAIAEARIKTDKIDAEILARLLKADFVARVWVPPKPVRELRSLLGHWCCLVKQKTVLKNQVHGVLMRQGLRCPFTDLFGRGGRAYLQRIRGQLPEAEQIIVDSALQVLDRVEAQLEALRRELYRRAQSVPGVRKLLAIPGVDVFTALMVIAELGDASRFPSPKHVTSYAGLVPSVHQSGSVRYTGSITKAGRRHLRWVLVQAAQKAVRSPGRLQRFDLRLRAKKGHHVAIVAAARKLLAFMWLVLVRDTEYLDGREDLRRIKERRLAREGLAYVCKDFWGSDRLDPGVEEVVAALRGA; from the coding sequence ATGCGATGGATCGGGCTGGACATCCACCGTACCTCCGTCGAGGCGGCCGAGCTTCGGGACGGCGAGACGACTGTCAGGCGCTTCCGGTTTCGCAACACGCCGGAGGCATGGCAACGCTTTGCCGCCTCCCTGGACCGGGACGCCGCCGTGTGCCTTGAGGCCACGGGCAACGCCTTCTGGATCTACGACCTGCTCGCTGGCCGTGCCCGGGAGGTCGTGGTGGCTCACCCGCTGAAGACCCGGGCCATCGCCGAGGCGAGGATCAAGACCGACAAGATCGATGCCGAGATCCTGGCCCGGTTGCTCAAGGCCGACTTCGTGGCTCGGGTGTGGGTACCCCCGAAGCCGGTGCGGGAGCTACGGAGCCTGCTGGGACACTGGTGCTGCCTGGTCAAGCAGAAGACGGTGCTCAAGAACCAGGTGCACGGCGTGCTGATGCGGCAGGGGCTCCGTTGCCCGTTCACGGACCTTTTTGGGCGGGGCGGTCGGGCTTACCTGCAGCGCATACGCGGGCAGCTCCCGGAGGCGGAACAGATCATCGTCGACTCGGCGCTGCAGGTGCTCGACCGGGTGGAAGCGCAACTGGAGGCGCTCCGGAGGGAACTGTACCGGCGAGCCCAATCGGTCCCCGGGGTGCGGAAGCTGCTTGCCATTCCCGGAGTGGACGTGTTCACCGCGCTGATGGTGATCGCCGAACTCGGTGATGCGAGCCGGTTCCCGTCGCCGAAGCATGTGACGAGTTACGCCGGCCTGGTGCCGTCGGTGCACCAATCCGGGAGCGTGCGGTACACCGGCTCGATCACCAAGGCCGGCCGCCGGCATCTGCGCTGGGTGCTGGTGCAGGCGGCGCAGAAGGCGGTGAGGAGCCCCGGCCGGTTGCAGCGCTTCGATCTCCGCCTTCGGGCCAAGAAAGGGCACCACGTGGCGATCGTGGCCGCAGCCCGGAAATTGCTGGCCTTCATGTGGCTCGTGCTGGTTCGTGACACGGAGTACCTGGACGGGCGGGAGGATCTCCGGCGGATCAAGGAACGGCGCCTCGCGCGGGAAGGCCTAGCGTACGTCTGCAAGGACTTCTGGGGCAGCGATCGGCTCGACCCTGGTGTGGAGGAGGTGGTGGCTGCTCTGAGAGGGGCGTAG
- a CDS encoding ATP-binding protein, which translates to MVTHLSVALGIKAIEAGYGVYFVRAHELLEDLRRAQAEHRLDRRMRVYLAPKVLIIDEFGVWPYDRAAATALFALISARYERGSIILTSNKGFAEWGEVLGDSVIATAILDRLLHHSHVINIRGESYRLREKKRAGLFGGTPPRREVMPQDGSAE; encoded by the coding sequence ATGGTAACCCACCTGAGTGTGGCTCTCGGGATCAAGGCGATCGAGGCCGGCTATGGGGTGTACTTCGTGCGAGCTCACGAGCTGCTCGAAGACCTGCGCCGCGCCCAAGCCGAGCACCGGCTCGACCGGCGGATGCGAGTCTACCTGGCCCCCAAGGTGCTGATCATCGACGAATTCGGGGTCTGGCCCTACGACCGGGCTGCGGCGACCGCCCTGTTCGCCCTGATCTCGGCCCGTTATGAACGGGGCAGCATCATCTTGACCAGTAACAAGGGCTTTGCGGAGTGGGGCGAAGTGTTGGGCGATTCGGTGATCGCCACTGCCATCCTCGACCGGTTGCTTCACCACAGCCACGTCATCAACATCCGGGGCGAGAGCTACCGGCTTCGGGAGAAGAAGCGGGCAGGACTGTTCGGCGGGACCCCACCCCGAAGGGAGGTGATGCCACAGGACGGCTCTGCGGAGTAA
- a CDS encoding GmrSD restriction endonuclease domain-containing protein, whose product MSTQRYSVTPHPIETLLAWVKSGEIAIPEIQRPFVWSATKVRDFLDSLYRGYPVGYLIAWRNPTVRLKDGTLSAGKRILIDGQQRVTALRAALLGEEVLDENYARKRIHIAFNPQEERFEVRNSAIARDPAWIDDISRLFAPDAYLGDFVDDYVEKNPDTDRKQVGRILERLKKIVNNHIGLIELAEDLDIETVTEIFIRVNSAGVELSQADFAMSKIAVNETYGGHLLRKAIDYFCHLARNPEFYIHIEKNDTEFARSEFWPKMKWLKDFNDDLYDPDYTDMLRVAFTTRFGRGRLQDLVALLSGRNFETRQYEEAIVEDSFARLKDGIHAFINETHFKRFVMILRSAGFITGNMITSHNAVNFAYILYLRGRSEGIAADELERIVRRWYAMSILTGRYTTHPETVFDLDIRQIESHGIARYTEAVLSSELSDSFWTTLLPQLMETSSLQSPYFVAFKAAQVCLGDRGFLSTNITVRDLILNHGDHHHIFPRKYLQQLGLSRGRYNQIANFVIAQSEINIAIGDTPPHIYFKELWDQVNGGPKKYGGITDPETLGRNLEENCIPLAVLDGDVPDYDSFLAERRRLMALRIKQWFERL is encoded by the coding sequence ATGTCCACGCAACGGTATTCTGTGACACCCCACCCCATCGAAACCTTGCTCGCCTGGGTCAAGTCGGGAGAGATCGCCATTCCTGAGATCCAGCGGCCCTTCGTCTGGAGTGCGACTAAGGTTCGCGACTTCCTGGATTCCCTCTACCGGGGCTACCCCGTTGGCTACCTCATCGCCTGGCGCAATCCCACCGTCCGGTTGAAGGACGGCACCCTGTCGGCCGGAAAGCGGATCCTCATCGACGGGCAACAGCGGGTTACAGCCCTGCGGGCCGCCCTCCTGGGCGAGGAGGTGTTGGACGAAAACTACGCCCGGAAACGCATCCACATCGCCTTCAACCCCCAGGAGGAGCGCTTTGAAGTCCGTAACTCCGCCATCGCCAGGGACCCGGCCTGGATCGACGACATCAGTCGCCTGTTCGCCCCGGATGCCTATCTGGGGGACTTCGTCGACGACTACGTAGAAAAGAATCCGGATACCGATCGCAAGCAGGTGGGCCGGATCCTAGAACGGCTGAAGAAGATCGTGAACAACCACATCGGCCTGATCGAGCTGGCGGAAGACCTTGACATCGAGACTGTCACCGAGATCTTCATCCGGGTGAACTCGGCCGGGGTGGAACTGTCCCAGGCCGACTTCGCCATGTCCAAGATCGCCGTCAACGAGACCTATGGCGGGCACCTTCTGCGGAAGGCCATCGACTACTTCTGCCACCTGGCCCGGAACCCGGAATTCTACATCCACATTGAGAAGAACGATACCGAGTTCGCCCGGAGCGAGTTCTGGCCCAAGATGAAGTGGCTCAAGGACTTCAACGACGACCTCTACGACCCGGATTACACGGATATGCTGCGGGTCGCCTTCACCACCCGGTTCGGCCGGGGCAGGCTGCAGGACCTAGTCGCCCTGCTGTCGGGTCGCAACTTTGAGACCCGGCAGTACGAGGAAGCCATCGTTGAGGATTCCTTTGCCAGGCTCAAGGACGGCATCCACGCATTCATCAACGAGACCCACTTCAAGCGCTTCGTGATGATCCTCCGCTCAGCAGGCTTCATCACGGGCAACATGATCACCAGTCACAACGCGGTGAACTTCGCCTACATCCTGTACCTGCGGGGTCGGTCCGAGGGCATTGCGGCCGATGAGCTGGAACGCATTGTGCGACGATGGTATGCGATGTCCATCCTGACAGGACGGTATACAACTCACCCAGAGACAGTCTTCGATCTCGACATTCGTCAAATCGAGAGCCATGGCATCGCGCGCTACACGGAAGCCGTCCTGAGCAGCGAGCTCTCCGACAGCTTTTGGACCACGCTTCTTCCTCAACTGATGGAAACCTCTTCACTGCAAAGTCCCTATTTCGTCGCCTTTAAGGCGGCGCAAGTTTGCCTTGGCGACAGGGGATTTCTTTCCACCAACATCACCGTTCGGGATCTTATCCTCAATCATGGTGATCACCATCACATCTTCCCGAGGAAGTACCTGCAGCAGCTCGGGCTGAGCCGGGGCCGCTACAACCAGATCGCCAACTTCGTCATCGCCCAGAGTGAGATTAATATTGCCATCGGCGATACCCCACCCCACATCTACTTCAAGGAGTTGTGGGACCAGGTCAACGGCGGCCCCAAGAAGTACGGTGGCATCACAGATCCAGAGACACTGGGGAGGAATCTTGAGGAAAATTGCATCCCCCTGGCCGTGCTGGACGGCGATGTGCCGGATTATGATTCGTTCCTGGCTGAGCGTCGCCGCTTGATGGCGCTTCGAATCAAGCAATGGTTTGAGAGACTATAG
- a CDS encoding IS110 family transposase, whose product MDNAPRTYVGIDVGRRRRRAAILPIGRAMHGWEHAPVLAFTADTDGFREFFDALHAAGATPANTVCALEPTGGYYSQPIFQALKHHGFEVLWVKNQAVHDLRETLYGRRSKTDAEDARLIARLLYLREAIGKEYAFQVAHTGSAPYRNLRLLVELRWKQVQAHRRASNQLMQVLDVLFPEMRQIFRKGTTRPTPLHLLRRFSTVQAIAAASEQNLRHVLVNEARSLRHQTAVSELRRLAQTSVGAREGRDVLELAQGWLIQQLHDLQGSLVDLEARIEAAVEEFPETAILRTFPSMSARRIATLLAGMGAPIDAFPNDRALRKQWGWYVEIEQSGARTRSRLGRGGYRGTRRELYLMAMQFIKEQTQDNPFRHYYRRLLRRNPTPKVPKVALGPRPCGVQARHGDVRMHATPRTL is encoded by the coding sequence ATGGACAATGCTCCCCGTACCTATGTAGGCATCGATGTCGGGCGGCGGCGTCGCCGGGCTGCGATCTTGCCCATCGGGCGAGCCATGCACGGGTGGGAGCACGCCCCGGTGCTCGCCTTTACGGCGGACACCGACGGTTTCCGCGAGTTCTTCGATGCTCTCCACGCAGCGGGCGCCACGCCTGCCAACACCGTGTGCGCACTGGAACCGACCGGCGGCTACTACTCACAGCCCATCTTCCAGGCCCTCAAGCACCACGGTTTCGAGGTCCTCTGGGTCAAGAACCAGGCCGTGCATGACCTGCGGGAAACGCTGTACGGTCGCCGATCGAAGACCGACGCGGAAGACGCACGGCTCATTGCCCGGTTGCTCTATCTCCGCGAGGCGATCGGCAAGGAGTACGCGTTCCAGGTGGCCCACACGGGGAGTGCACCCTACCGAAACCTTCGTCTCCTCGTGGAGCTGCGTTGGAAACAGGTGCAAGCGCACCGGCGGGCATCGAACCAACTGATGCAGGTGCTGGACGTGCTGTTTCCCGAGATGCGGCAGATCTTCCGGAAGGGAACCACACGCCCGACGCCGCTCCATCTCCTCCGCCGTTTCTCGACGGTGCAGGCCATCGCCGCCGCGTCCGAGCAGAATCTACGCCACGTCCTGGTCAACGAGGCCCGCAGCCTACGCCATCAAACCGCCGTGTCTGAACTCCGCCGGCTGGCCCAGACCAGCGTCGGAGCCCGTGAAGGCCGGGACGTGCTGGAGCTGGCCCAGGGGTGGCTGATCCAGCAGCTCCACGACTTGCAGGGTTCCCTGGTGGACCTCGAGGCCCGGATTGAAGCCGCAGTGGAGGAATTCCCGGAGACCGCGATCCTACGTACTTTCCCCTCCATGTCCGCTCGTCGGATTGCCACGTTGCTAGCCGGAATGGGGGCTCCGATTGACGCGTTTCCCAACGACCGGGCCTTGCGGAAGCAGTGGGGATGGTACGTGGAGATCGAGCAGTCGGGTGCACGCACGCGCTCCCGCCTCGGCCGGGGCGGGTACCGCGGTACGCGCCGAGAACTCTACCTGATGGCGATGCAGTTCATCAAGGAGCAAACCCAGGACAACCCGTTCCGGCACTATTACCGGCGCCTTCTGCGGCGTAACCCCACGCCCAAGGTACCGAAGGTGGCCCTCGGCCCTCGGCCATGTGGCGTCCAAGCTCGTCACGGTGATGTACGTATGCATGCGACGCCGCGAACCCTATGA
- a CDS encoding IS1634 family transposase codes for MFIRQKTFKNKDGSTRTYLQLVESVRQGGRVRQRVVATLGRLEDLQDGRLDALIESLTRFSQSSWRRLEEQAERLNVRWSKQWGPALIFERLWREAELDKAFEALLQDRQLAFDVAEAVFTMVLNRLTDPCSKRGLVRQWLQGVYRPQAEQLELHHYYRALDVLAEHKEAIEDRLFARARDLFWAEVDVVLWDTTSSYFEGRGPEGLAAYGYSRDKRPDRPQLVVGVLMTRDGYPIAHEVFPGDTADKATVETVLDALKRRFHLRRVIFVADRGMVSRQILWAIEEAGMEYIVGMPLRRHREAEAVLSQPGRYRVIDEQLRIKQVIHQGQRYILCHNPLQAEHDRQAREAVLAPLKQRIERGQAKELLRNRLMARYLKALPQGALVVDADVLKRAARYDGKYLLRTNTDLDPEAVVRAYKDLWRVERAFRTLKSALDLRPMFHWTERRVRGHVMVCFLALVLESLLLRKLRQQNPEASYEDVMSHLAQLHAVAVELDGETYLTRTELVGQAYEAFKAVGLRPPARVQPMPRPATTPAG; via the coding sequence ATGTTCATCCGGCAGAAGACCTTCAAGAACAAAGACGGCTCCACCCGCACCTACCTCCAGCTCGTCGAGAGCGTGCGCCAGGGCGGCCGCGTCCGCCAGCGGGTGGTCGCCACCCTAGGCCGGCTGGAGGATCTCCAGGACGGCCGGCTCGATGCCCTCATCGAGAGTCTGACCCGCTTCTCCCAGAGCAGCTGGCGGCGGCTCGAAGAACAGGCGGAACGCTTGAACGTCCGCTGGTCCAAGCAGTGGGGTCCGGCGCTGATCTTCGAACGGCTGTGGCGAGAGGCCGAACTGGACAAAGCCTTCGAGGCCCTCCTGCAAGATCGCCAGCTGGCCTTCGATGTCGCCGAGGCCGTCTTCACCATGGTCCTCAACCGCCTCACCGACCCCTGCTCCAAGCGCGGCCTCGTCCGGCAGTGGCTGCAGGGCGTCTACCGGCCCCAGGCCGAGCAGTTGGAACTGCACCACTACTACCGCGCCCTGGATGTGTTGGCCGAGCACAAGGAGGCGATCGAGGATCGCCTCTTCGCCCGCGCCCGCGACCTGTTCTGGGCCGAGGTCGACGTCGTCCTTTGGGACACGACATCCAGTTACTTCGAAGGCCGAGGACCCGAGGGCTTGGCCGCTTACGGCTATTCCCGCGACAAGCGCCCGGACCGGCCCCAACTAGTGGTCGGCGTGCTCATGACCCGGGACGGCTACCCCATCGCCCACGAGGTCTTCCCGGGCGATACCGCCGACAAGGCGACGGTCGAGACCGTCCTGGACGCGCTTAAGCGGCGTTTCCACCTGCGCCGGGTGATCTTCGTCGCCGACCGGGGCATGGTTAGCCGTCAGATCCTGTGGGCCATCGAGGAAGCCGGGATGGAGTACATCGTCGGCATGCCCCTGCGGCGCCACCGGGAGGCCGAGGCCGTCCTGAGCCAGCCGGGGCGTTATCGGGTGATCGACGAGCAGCTCCGCATCAAGCAGGTGATCCACCAGGGCCAGCGCTACATCCTCTGCCACAATCCCCTCCAGGCCGAGCACGACCGCCAGGCCCGGGAGGCGGTCCTCGCGCCCCTGAAGCAGCGGATCGAGCGCGGCCAAGCCAAGGAGCTCCTGCGGAACCGCCTCATGGCCCGTTACCTCAAGGCCCTGCCCCAGGGCGCGTTGGTGGTTGACGCGGACGTTTTGAAACGGGCCGCCCGCTACGATGGGAAGTACCTGCTGCGGACCAACACCGACCTCGATCCGGAGGCCGTGGTGCGGGCGTACAAGGATCTCTGGCGGGTCGAGCGCGCCTTCCGCACCCTCAAGTCCGCCCTGGACTTGCGGCCGATGTTCCACTGGACGGAGCGACGAGTCCGGGGGCACGTGATGGTCTGCTTCCTGGCGCTGGTCCTGGAGAGCCTCTTGTTGCGCAAACTCCGTCAGCAAAACCCCGAGGCGAGCTACGAGGACGTTATGAGCCACCTTGCCCAGCTCCATGCCGTGGCCGTCGAACTCGATGGCGAGACCTACCTCACCCGGACCGAGCTGGTAGGACAAGCCTACGAAGCCTTCAAAGCCGTAGGTCTGCGGCCGCCGGCTCGGGTGCAGCCGATGCCACGTCCCGCCACGACCCCCGCCGGGTAG
- a CDS encoding GmrSD restriction endonuclease domain-containing protein has product MSNPTIDLNIRGENVQELYSWYLEGRLVVNRRYQRKLVWTKEEKVHLIDTMLRRYPMPLILLAEIEIDGIPKYEIIDGMQRLNAIFSFIENKFQVRGTYFDLATMASAKQLLDEGLLVQKTPIMGRNLCVQFANYKIPISTYKIDRDEDIEEIFRRINAYGRRLSNQEIRQAGVTGPFADLVRDLAAEIRGDVSHNQVLLLNDMDKISITNRELDYGIKVEDVYWVTNGILRKEDVRDSRDEEIIADLIAFIAHPPDDKPPSHSQLLDEYYGRPVDSSDAAAKRAQERKRNIDLLVSRVGTQLLKDRFLSTHDFISNVLTTAQQGFKDLVRGQGTNDRLPRYYQVIFWAIYELLFVDRKRCVDINGLIKTLGGIDRHIRITSGGKWSRQNRTQNVNSVKGMLDPFFAYNPDDPVAVTGVRELENLLTRSTTEAASYDFKQGLHRLDESKAFDHDAFEKILETICAMANLGKNKVGYIVLGVADKEADARRVRALYGVDPIQVGHFFVVGVDREAMLFHTNVDKYLQLISNKIIQSQLSDEIRLKVASSIEAIDYNGRTVFIIKVEAGTRECFIGDRMYKRVGSQTVAVSPREIPHIARLFQ; this is encoded by the coding sequence TTGTCCAACCCAACCATCGATCTCAACATTCGAGGCGAGAATGTTCAGGAGCTCTATTCATGGTACCTGGAAGGTCGCCTGGTCGTTAACCGGCGCTACCAGCGAAAGCTTGTCTGGACAAAAGAAGAGAAAGTGCATCTGATCGACACAATGTTGCGCAGATACCCTATGCCACTGATTCTATTAGCGGAAATTGAAATAGATGGCATCCCAAAGTACGAGATTATTGATGGCATGCAAAGACTTAATGCGATCTTTAGTTTCATCGAAAACAAATTTCAAGTTCGTGGAACATATTTTGATCTAGCTACGATGGCATCAGCTAAGCAGCTACTCGACGAAGGTTTGTTAGTACAGAAGACGCCCATAATGGGACGAAATCTGTGTGTCCAGTTTGCAAATTATAAGATCCCAATATCAACATATAAAATTGACAGGGACGAGGACATTGAGGAAATTTTCAGACGAATTAACGCCTATGGTCGGAGACTATCCAATCAAGAAATAAGACAAGCTGGGGTTACAGGCCCATTTGCCGACTTGGTGAGAGACCTCGCCGCAGAGATTAGAGGTGATGTTTCACACAATCAGGTGTTGCTTCTGAATGACATGGATAAGATTAGCATCACGAACAGAGAACTTGACTACGGTATCAAAGTTGAAGATGTTTATTGGGTTACTAACGGAATCCTTCGCAAAGAAGATGTCCGTGACAGCCGTGACGAAGAAATTATCGCTGATCTTATAGCTTTTATCGCGCATCCCCCAGACGACAAGCCGCCAAGCCATAGCCAGTTACTTGACGAATACTATGGTCGGCCAGTTGATTCTTCCGATGCAGCCGCAAAACGTGCGCAGGAAAGAAAAAGGAATATCGATCTCCTGGTCAGCCGAGTTGGAACTCAGTTGTTAAAAGATCGTTTTCTCAGTACACATGACTTTATTTCTAATGTGCTTACGACAGCGCAGCAGGGTTTTAAGGACCTCGTACGCGGCCAAGGCACGAATGATCGTCTTCCAAGGTATTATCAGGTTATATTTTGGGCTATTTACGAACTGCTCTTTGTTGACCGAAAGAGGTGTGTTGATATCAACGGTCTGATTAAGACACTAGGAGGAATTGATCGACACATTAGGATTACCAGTGGCGGCAAATGGAGCCGTCAAAACCGGACACAAAATGTCAATTCAGTTAAGGGCATGTTAGACCCGTTCTTTGCCTATAACCCTGACGACCCTGTCGCCGTTACAGGTGTACGAGAGTTGGAGAATTTATTGACCAGATCAACAACCGAAGCTGCTAGTTACGACTTTAAGCAGGGACTTCATCGCTTAGACGAATCTAAAGCCTTTGACCACGATGCATTCGAAAAGATCCTTGAAACTATCTGCGCAATGGCCAATTTAGGCAAGAACAAAGTCGGTTATATCGTGCTCGGGGTTGCCGACAAGGAAGCAGATGCGAGGAGGGTCAGAGCACTTTACGGTGTTGATCCGATTCAGGTCGGACATTTCTTCGTCGTCGGTGTGGATAGGGAGGCCATGCTGTTTCATACAAATGTCGATAAGTATCTGCAGCTCATCTCCAATAAAATCATCCAAAGTCAGCTTTCGGATGAGATCCGCTTAAAAGTAGCATCTTCGATCGAAGCCATAGATTACAACGGACGCACTGTTTTTATTATCAAAGTTGAAGCTGGAACACGAGAATGTTTCATCGGCGATAGGATGTACAAACGTGTTGGCTCTCAGACTGTTGCGGTGTCGCCAAGGGAAATCCCCCATATTGCTAGATTGTTTCAGTAA
- a CDS encoding IS110 family transposase, with protein sequence MVQRILAVGIDPAKRAHHAVAVLYPDRVVLDEAIPNEPSAFSRFDDKVAHLARQYRARIVYGVEDHRRYSQALVEALQARGRTVRVVNPLWTHRQKDFYGQDKDDRVDARAIAAVVLRRGDTLPDATEASRLVTSIRETARMLQDLARQRTRALNRLHRQLSDTYLPAYETFFGKLGRPWALRFFARFPLPQMLRGFTPEALAEVLEELAGGKTGPVRRHRRREQLQQAAKILTATAELQSRPCSTLTP encoded by the coding sequence GTGGTCCAGCGGATCCTCGCGGTGGGGATTGACCCCGCCAAACGGGCCCACCATGCCGTGGCCGTGTTGTACCCGGACCGGGTGGTGCTTGACGAAGCGATTCCCAACGAACCGTCGGCGTTTTCGCGCTTTGATGACAAGGTCGCGCACTTGGCCCGTCAGTACCGCGCCCGAATTGTCTATGGCGTCGAGGATCACCGTCGGTACAGCCAGGCCCTGGTGGAAGCCTTGCAGGCGCGTGGGCGGACGGTGCGGGTCGTCAACCCCCTGTGGACGCACCGCCAGAAGGATTTCTACGGCCAGGACAAGGATGACCGTGTGGATGCGCGGGCGATCGCGGCCGTGGTGCTCCGCCGGGGCGACACCCTGCCCGACGCAACGGAAGCAAGTCGTTTGGTTACATCGATCCGGGAGACGGCCCGCATGTTACAGGATTTGGCGCGGCAGCGGACCCGAGCGCTCAACCGGCTCCACCGGCAGTTGTCCGACACCTACCTGCCCGCCTACGAGACGTTCTTCGGCAAGCTCGGACGGCCGTGGGCGCTCCGGTTCTTCGCCCGGTTCCCCCTGCCGCAGATGCTACGCGGATTCACTCCCGAAGCGCTGGCTGAGGTGCTCGAGGAGTTGGCAGGCGGCAAGACGGGACCGGTGCGACGCCACCGGCGTCGTGAGCAACTCCAGCAGGCCGCCAAAATCCTGACGGCCACAGCAGAGCTCCAGAGCCGGCCTTGCTCGACTTTGACACCGTGA